Proteins encoded in a region of the Streptomyces sp. NBC_00310 genome:
- a CDS encoding NYN domain-containing protein yields the protein MGVMNDDLTALGARIDRTNELLHRMLAEVAKTPSTHAIFVDAGYLYAAAGRLVAGTEDRRSFDLDAEGLIDALIDKARTIFADSRLLRVYWYDGARRRIHTAEQQTIAELPDVKVRLGNLNANNQQKGVDSLIRTDLESLARHRAISDAALLGGDEDLVSAVEAAQGYGARVHLWGIEAPEGRNQAEPLLWEVDSQRTFDLDFFKPYVSRRAAATYETPTGARPTREDVRFVGAQIAAKWLASRGRETLQELLHGHPYLPGSVDQDLLVEAEGLLQYSLRGQADLRRALRDGFWEHLRAQY from the coding sequence ATGGGGGTGATGAACGACGACCTCACGGCGCTCGGCGCCCGCATCGACCGTACGAACGAGCTGCTTCACCGCATGCTCGCCGAGGTGGCGAAGACGCCCTCGACCCACGCGATCTTCGTCGATGCCGGGTATCTGTACGCGGCCGCCGGACGGCTCGTCGCGGGGACGGAGGACCGGCGGTCCTTCGACCTCGACGCGGAGGGACTCATCGACGCGCTGATCGACAAGGCCCGCACGATCTTCGCGGACAGCCGACTGCTGCGGGTCTACTGGTACGACGGGGCGCGCCGCCGCATCCATACGGCGGAACAGCAGACGATCGCCGAACTGCCGGACGTGAAGGTGCGACTGGGCAATCTCAACGCCAACAACCAGCAGAAGGGCGTCGACTCCCTGATCCGCACCGATCTGGAGTCACTGGCCCGGCACCGCGCGATCAGCGACGCCGCCCTCCTCGGCGGCGACGAGGACCTGGTCTCGGCGGTCGAGGCCGCGCAGGGGTACGGGGCGCGGGTCCACCTGTGGGGAATCGAGGCCCCCGAGGGCCGCAACCAGGCCGAGCCGCTGCTCTGGGAGGTCGACAGCCAGCGGACCTTCGACCTCGACTTCTTCAAGCCGTACGTGTCACGGCGGGCCGCCGCCACCTACGAGACCCCCACCGGCGCCCGCCCCACCCGCGAGGACGTTCGCTTCGTCGGCGCCCAGATCGCCGCGAAGTGGCTCGCCTCCCGGGGCCGGGAGACCCTGCAGGAGCTTCTCCACGGCCACCCGTACCTCCCCGGCTCCGTCGACCAGGACCTGCTCGTCGAGGCGGAGGGACTGCTCCAGTACTCGCTGCGGGGGCAGGCGGACCTGAGACGGGCACTGCGGGACGGGTTCTGGGAGCACCTCCGAGCGCAGTACTAG
- a CDS encoding DUF3107 domain-containing protein, translating into MEVKIGVQHAPREIVLESGQSAEEVERAVAEALAGKSALLSLTDEHGRKVLIPADRLAYVDIGESAVRKVGFSAL; encoded by the coding sequence GTGGAGGTCAAGATCGGCGTGCAGCACGCGCCCCGCGAGATCGTTCTGGAGAGCGGTCAGAGTGCCGAGGAGGTCGAGCGTGCCGTTGCCGAGGCGCTGGCCGGCAAGTCGGCGCTGCTGAGCCTCACGGACGAGCACGGCCGCAAGGTCCTGATCCCGGCCGACCGTCTCGCCTACGTCGACATCGGCGAGTCGGCCGTCCGCAAGGTGGGCTTCAGCGCGCTGTAG
- a CDS encoding suppressor of fused domain protein, whose translation MADVLPLVEARLRTALGEPDARAAVTFLGTDRIEVLRFTDGDVVRYATLGMSAQPMADPTAVLADPVKGPRAELVLSVRHGVADTDKVLRPLAVLAASPQVEGVIVAPGASLDVGGPLWPGAPFTSVLVAESGGLVEDLELDAPADPVRFLPLLPMTANEAAWKRVHGAQALQERWLTHGTDLRDPGRTSVRLD comes from the coding sequence ATGGCTGATGTTCTTCCGTTGGTGGAGGCCCGTTTGCGCACCGCGCTGGGCGAACCGGACGCGCGCGCCGCGGTCACCTTCCTCGGCACCGACCGCATCGAGGTCCTCCGTTTCACCGACGGCGACGTCGTCCGCTACGCCACGCTCGGCATGTCCGCCCAGCCGATGGCCGACCCCACCGCGGTCCTCGCCGACCCCGTCAAGGGCCCCCGCGCGGAGCTCGTCCTGTCCGTGCGGCACGGCGTCGCCGACACCGACAAGGTGCTCCGCCCGCTCGCCGTGCTCGCCGCGTCGCCGCAGGTCGAGGGTGTGATCGTGGCCCCCGGTGCCTCCCTCGACGTGGGTGGTCCGCTCTGGCCCGGCGCCCCCTTCACCTCGGTCCTCGTCGCCGAGTCCGGCGGCCTGGTCGAGGACCTCGAACTCGACGCCCCGGCCGACCCCGTACGGTTCCTGCCCCTTCTCCCGATGACCGCCAACGAGGCCGCCTGGAAGCGGGTGCACGGCGCCCAGGCACTCCAGGAGCGCTGGCTCACCCACGGGACGGACCTCCGCGACCCGGGCCGCACATCGGTCCGCCTGGACTGA
- a CDS encoding ferritin-like fold-containing protein, whose amino-acid sequence MRFMTTSDKPENAVGSESADTAEVTGIAAQDWARASADPQYRAAVVDLLGALAYGELAAFERLAEDAKLAPTLTDKSELAKMAAAEFHHFERLRDRLTEVGEEPTRAMEPFVDALDGFHRQTAPSDWLEGLVKAYVGDSIASDFYREVAAHLDSDTRGLVLAVLDDTGHAGFAVEKVRAAIDEDPRVGGRLALWARRLMGEALSQSQRVVADRDALSTMLVGGVADGFDLAEVGRMFSRITEAHTKRMAALGLAA is encoded by the coding sequence GTGCGCTTCATGACCACGTCTGACAAGCCTGAGAACGCCGTCGGCAGCGAGTCCGCCGACACCGCCGAGGTCACCGGGATCGCCGCCCAGGACTGGGCCCGGGCCTCCGCCGACCCGCAGTACCGCGCCGCGGTGGTGGACCTGCTGGGTGCGCTGGCGTACGGGGAGCTGGCGGCGTTCGAGCGGCTCGCGGAGGACGCGAAGCTGGCGCCGACCCTCACCGACAAGTCGGAACTGGCGAAGATGGCGGCGGCCGAGTTCCACCACTTCGAGAGGCTCCGGGACCGGCTCACCGAGGTCGGCGAGGAGCCGACGCGGGCCATGGAACCGTTCGTCGACGCGCTCGACGGCTTCCACAGGCAGACCGCGCCGTCGGACTGGCTGGAGGGGCTCGTCAAGGCGTACGTCGGTGACTCGATCGCCAGCGACTTCTACCGGGAGGTCGCCGCCCACCTCGATTCGGACACGCGCGGGCTGGTGCTCGCCGTGCTCGACGACACCGGGCACGCCGGGTTCGCCGTGGAGAAGGTGCGCGCCGCGATCGACGAGGACCCGCGAGTGGGCGGGCGACTGGCGCTGTGGGCACGGCGGTTGATGGGGGAGGCGCTGTCGCAGTCGCAGCGGGTGGTGGCCGACCGGGACGCCCTGTCCACGATGCTCGTGGGTGGTGTCGCCGACGGGTTCGATCTGGCCGAGGTGGGGCGGATGTTCTCGCGGATCACTGAGGCGCACACGAAGCGGATGGCCGCGCTGGGCCTCGCGGCCTGA
- a CDS encoding MarC family protein, producing MFDLAVFGSLFLTLFVIMDPPGITPIFLGLTAGRPARTQKRMAFQAVCVAGGVITVFGLLGHQILDYLHVSVPALMIAGGLLLLLIALDLLTGKTDEPKQTKDVNVALVPLGMPLLAGPGAIVSVILAVQKADGVAGQMSVWAAILAIHVVLWLTMRYSLLIIRVIKDGGVVLVTRLAGMMLSAIAVQQIINGVTQVVRGG from the coding sequence GTGTTCGATCTCGCCGTCTTCGGTTCCCTCTTCCTCACTCTCTTCGTGATCATGGATCCCCCCGGGATCACCCCGATCTTCCTCGGGCTCACCGCCGGTCGGCCCGCGCGCACCCAGAAGCGGATGGCATTCCAGGCCGTCTGTGTGGCCGGAGGCGTGATCACCGTCTTCGGGCTGCTCGGGCACCAGATCCTGGACTATCTGCATGTGTCCGTGCCGGCGCTGATGATCGCCGGCGGGCTGCTGCTTCTGCTGATCGCGCTGGATCTGCTGACCGGCAAGACGGACGAGCCGAAGCAGACGAAGGACGTGAACGTCGCGCTCGTGCCGCTGGGGATGCCGCTGCTGGCCGGTCCCGGGGCGATCGTGTCGGTGATCCTGGCGGTGCAGAAGGCGGACGGCGTGGCCGGTCAGATGTCCGTGTGGGCCGCGATCCTGGCGATCCACGTCGTGCTCTGGCTGACGATGCGGTACTCGCTGCTGATCATCCGGGTCATCAAGGACGGCGGCGTGGTGCTGGTGACCCGCCTCGCGGGCATGATGCTCTCCGCGATCGCCGTGCAGCAGATCATCAACGGTGTCACCCAGGTCGTGCGGGGCGGTTGA
- a CDS encoding DUF6758 family protein → MRGEPSCPKCGGRVRAPGLFADSWQCAAHGTVHPLQPVIPPSVEALSVVVHRAKVPVWMPWPLPVGWLFTGAAFAGDDRSGGRATAVACSGPGPLGGVGELVLIAEELGVGLGARYAGIDGPDPGPYLSVEKPPQAKVLAAGRPTPLWHVTGTPDDRAVFAGEALGLWLWAVVWPEQTGLLMYDELVLTDLRDAGAEVELLPCGALSPRILEP, encoded by the coding sequence ATGAGGGGCGAACCCAGTTGCCCGAAGTGTGGTGGCCGGGTCAGGGCTCCCGGCCTCTTTGCCGACTCCTGGCAGTGCGCCGCGCACGGGACGGTACACCCGCTGCAGCCCGTGATCCCGCCCAGCGTCGAGGCCCTCAGTGTCGTGGTGCACCGCGCCAAGGTGCCGGTCTGGATGCCGTGGCCGCTGCCCGTGGGCTGGCTGTTCACGGGTGCCGCCTTCGCCGGGGACGACCGCAGCGGCGGACGTGCCACCGCCGTGGCCTGTTCCGGTCCCGGTCCGCTCGGGGGCGTGGGAGAACTCGTCCTCATCGCGGAGGAACTCGGCGTCGGTCTCGGTGCCCGGTACGCGGGCATCGACGGGCCCGATCCCGGGCCGTATCTGAGCGTCGAGAAACCGCCCCAGGCGAAGGTGCTGGCCGCGGGGCGGCCGACACCGCTGTGGCATGTCACCGGCACACCGGACGACCGGGCGGTCTTCGCGGGCGAGGCGCTCGGGCTGTGGCTGTGGGCGGTCGTGTGGCCCGAGCAGACCGGGTTGCTGATGTACGACGAGCTGGTGCTGACGGATCTGCGGGATGCGGGGGCGGAGGTGGAGCTGCTGCCGTGCGGGGCGCTGTCGCCTCGGATCCTGGAGCCGTAG
- a CDS encoding magnesium and cobalt transport protein CorA, protein MSMIHNLRAAVRPSRPARLSLRKDGGVYDTTRPAEAVTAVVDCAVYRDGARVTFERNLTPHEAIRQVRRDGGFVWIGLHEPSEAEFAGIAAEFGLHPLAVEDAVHAHQRPKLERYDDTLFTVFKTIHYVEHDELTATSEVVESGEVMCFTGRDFFITVRHGGQGSLRALRHRLQDDPELLSKGPSAVLHAIADHVVDGYVAVADAVQDDIDEVETEVFSPGRKGTPRGTDAGRIYQLKREVMEFKRAVLPLVRPMQLLSERPMRLIDPDIQKYFRDVADHLARVQEQVVGFDELLNSILQANLAQASVAQNEDMRKITSWAAIIAVPTMVCGVYGMNFDYMPETHWKFGYPVVLGVTVALCLGIHRTLKRNGWL, encoded by the coding sequence ATGTCGATGATCCACAACCTGCGCGCCGCGGTCCGCCCGTCCCGTCCCGCCCGACTGTCGCTCCGCAAGGACGGGGGCGTGTACGACACCACGCGTCCGGCGGAGGCGGTGACGGCCGTCGTGGACTGTGCCGTCTACCGCGACGGTGCGCGCGTCACCTTCGAGCGCAACCTGACCCCGCACGAGGCGATCCGTCAGGTGCGCCGCGACGGCGGTTTCGTCTGGATCGGCCTGCACGAGCCGTCGGAGGCCGAATTCGCCGGTATCGCCGCCGAGTTCGGGCTGCACCCGCTGGCCGTGGAGGACGCGGTGCACGCGCACCAGCGGCCGAAGCTGGAGCGCTACGACGACACCCTGTTCACCGTCTTCAAGACCATCCACTACGTCGAGCACGACGAACTCACCGCCACCAGCGAGGTCGTGGAGTCCGGCGAGGTCATGTGCTTCACCGGGCGGGACTTCTTCATCACCGTCCGGCACGGCGGGCAGGGCTCGTTGCGGGCGCTGCGTCACCGGCTGCAGGACGACCCGGAGTTGCTGTCCAAGGGCCCGTCGGCCGTGCTGCACGCCATCGCCGACCACGTCGTCGACGGGTACGTGGCGGTCGCGGACGCCGTGCAGGACGACATCGACGAGGTGGAGACGGAGGTGTTCTCTCCCGGGCGCAAGGGCACGCCCCGGGGCACCGACGCCGGCCGGATCTACCAACTCAAGCGCGAGGTCATGGAGTTCAAGCGCGCGGTGCTGCCGCTGGTGCGGCCCATGCAGCTGCTGAGCGAGCGGCCGATGCGGCTGATCGACCCGGACATCCAGAAGTACTTCCGTGACGTGGCGGACCACCTCGCCCGCGTCCAGGAGCAGGTCGTCGGCTTCGACGAGCTCCTCAACTCGATCCTCCAGGCGAACCTGGCGCAGGCCTCCGTCGCGCAGAACGAGGACATGCGCAAGATCACGTCGTGGGCGGCCATCATCGCCGTACCGACGATGGTGTGCGGCGTGTACGGCATGAACTTCGACTACATGCCGGAGACGCACTGGAAGTTCGGCTACCCGGTGGTCCTCGGCGTCACGGTCGCGCTCTGCCTCGGCATCCACCGGACGCTGAAGCGCAACGGATGGCTGTAG
- a CDS encoding PHP domain-containing protein, whose product MRIDLHSHSTASDGTDTPAELVRKASAAGLDVVALTDHDTTRGHAEAIAALPEGLTLVTGAELSCRLDGVSMHMLAYLFDPEEPGLLAERELVRDDRVPRARGMIAKLNELGVPVTWEQVARIAGGGSVGRPHVATALVELGVVPTVSDAFTQQWLADGGRAYVEKHETDPFEAIRLIKGAGGVAVFAHPAAVKRGRTVAESAIAELAAAGLDGIEVDHMEHDPATRARLRGLAKELGLLTTGSSDYHGSRKTCVLGEYTTDPEVYGEITRRATGAFPVPGTGGAR is encoded by the coding sequence GTGCGTATCGATCTGCACAGCCACTCCACGGCTTCCGACGGCACGGACACCCCGGCCGAGCTGGTGCGGAAGGCGTCCGCGGCAGGGCTGGACGTCGTCGCGCTGACCGACCACGACACCACGCGCGGGCACGCCGAGGCGATCGCCGCGCTGCCCGAGGGGCTCACGCTGGTCACCGGCGCCGAGCTGTCCTGCCGGCTGGACGGCGTCAGCATGCACATGCTGGCCTATCTGTTCGACCCCGAGGAACCCGGGCTGCTCGCCGAGCGTGAGCTGGTCCGGGACGACCGGGTCCCGCGGGCCCGCGGGATGATCGCCAAGCTGAACGAGCTGGGCGTGCCGGTGACCTGGGAGCAGGTCGCGCGGATCGCCGGCGGCGGTTCCGTGGGGCGGCCGCACGTGGCCACCGCCCTCGTCGAACTCGGCGTCGTACCGACCGTGAGCGACGCCTTCACGCAGCAGTGGCTCGCCGACGGCGGCCGCGCCTACGTCGAGAAGCACGAGACCGACCCCTTCGAGGCGATCCGGCTGATCAAGGGCGCCGGTGGCGTCGCCGTCTTCGCCCACCCCGCCGCCGTCAAACGCGGCCGGACCGTGGCGGAGTCCGCCATCGCCGAGCTGGCCGCCGCCGGGCTCGACGGCATCGAGGTCGACCACATGGAGCACGACCCGGCGACCAGGGCGCGGCTGCGCGGCCTGGCGAAGGAGCTGGGACTCCTCACCACCGGATCCTCGGACTACCACGGCAGCCGCAAGACCTGCGTGCTCGGCGAGTACACGACCGATCCCGAGGTGTACGGGGAGATCACCCGGCGGGCCACCGGAGCGTTTCCCGTCCCGGGGACCGGCGGAGCCCGCTAG
- a CDS encoding TetR/AcrR family transcriptional regulator — protein sequence MTAIEQTEAARPRGTRLPRRARRNQLLGAAQEVFVAQGYHSAAMDDIAERAGVSKPVLYQHFPGKLDLYLALLDQHCESLIQAVRGALASTTDNKQRVLATMDAYFAYVEDEGGAFRLVFESDLTNEPAVRERVDKVTNECAEAIRDVIAEDTGLSRAESMLLASGLGGLSQVVARSWLHSDRSVPREQAVQLLASLAWRGIAGFPLHGIDQH from the coding sequence GTGACAGCCATCGAGCAGACAGAGGCGGCGCGCCCGCGGGGCACACGCCTGCCGCGCCGAGCCCGACGGAACCAGTTGCTGGGCGCCGCCCAGGAAGTCTTCGTGGCCCAGGGCTACCACTCGGCTGCGATGGACGACATCGCCGAGCGCGCCGGAGTCAGCAAGCCGGTGCTCTACCAGCACTTCCCCGGCAAGCTCGACCTCTACCTGGCGCTGCTGGACCAGCACTGCGAGTCCCTGATCCAGGCCGTACGCGGTGCGCTGGCGTCGACGACCGACAACAAGCAGCGGGTCCTGGCGACGATGGACGCCTATTTCGCGTACGTCGAGGACGAGGGCGGTGCCTTCCGGCTGGTCTTCGAGTCCGACCTGACGAACGAGCCCGCCGTGCGCGAGCGCGTCGACAAGGTCACCAACGAGTGCGCCGAGGCCATCCGCGACGTCATCGCGGAGGACACCGGCCTCTCCCGCGCGGAGTCGATGCTCCTCGCCTCGGGACTGGGCGGCCTCTCCCAGGTGGTGGCGCGGTCCTGGCTGCACAGCGACCGCAGCGTCCCGCGCGAGCAGGCGGTCCAGCTGCTGGCCTCGCTGGCCTGGCGCGGCATCGCGGGCTTCCCCCTGCACGGCATCGACCAGCACTGA
- a CDS encoding DEAD/DEAH box helicase, with protein MTLPVALTGTDVIGQAKTGTGKTLGFGLPLLERVVVPADVEAGRAKPEDLVDSPQALVVVPTRELCTQVTNDLLTAGKVRNVRVTAIYGGRAYEPQVEALKKGVDVVIGTPGRLLDLAGQKKLNLKHVKCLVLDEADEMLDLGFLPDVEKIINMLPARRQTMLFSATMPGAVIGLARRYMSQPTHISATAPDDAGKTVANTKQHIYRAHNMDKPELVARILQAEGRGLVMVFCRTKRTAADLADQLQQRGFASGAVHGDLGQGAREQALRAFRNGKVDVLVCTDVAARGIDVEGVTHVINYQSPEDEKTYLHRIGRTGRAGAKGIAITLVDWDDIPRWQLINKALDLGFNDPPETYSTSPHLFEELNIPAGTKGVLPRSERTRAGLGAEELEDLGETGGRGPRGRGGRSSGPAPAAERERERERERPARTPRRRRRTRGGATVDGVSPEAAAVTEPSESAQTPGADSAESESRTPRRRRRTRAGANPAAEAVAETVESTPAERAEAVVETVAGTSAESVEEAAKPRRRRTRKSVEAVEAPVAEAAPGADAALDTAEGATVAEPAAEAPATPRRRTRKAAAPAEAVVQETVAEEAPAKPRRRTRKAAEAVVEATDTAAEAAADTVEAPAPRRRTRKTVAEAAESGVEAVAEEATSTPRRRTRKVAEAAVAPAAEAALDTAEGAAAAETPATPRRRTRKAAAPAEAVVQETVAEEAPAKPRRRTRKAAEAVVEATDTAAEAAADTVEAPAPRRRTRKAAAAASVEGAVPAQPTEEQATKPRRTRKAAASVAAVEETGEAPAPRRRTRKAVAAVEAAES; from the coding sequence ATGACGCTCCCGGTCGCCCTCACCGGCACCGACGTCATCGGCCAGGCCAAGACCGGCACCGGCAAGACACTGGGCTTCGGTCTCCCGCTCCTCGAGCGCGTCGTCGTCCCCGCCGACGTCGAGGCCGGCCGCGCCAAGCCCGAGGACCTCGTCGACTCGCCGCAGGCGCTCGTCGTCGTCCCCACGCGCGAGCTGTGCACCCAGGTCACCAACGACCTGCTGACCGCCGGCAAGGTGCGCAACGTGCGCGTCACCGCGATCTACGGCGGCCGCGCCTACGAGCCCCAGGTCGAGGCCCTCAAGAAGGGCGTGGACGTCGTCATCGGCACCCCCGGGCGGCTCCTCGACCTCGCGGGCCAGAAGAAGCTGAACCTGAAGCACGTCAAGTGCCTGGTTCTCGACGAGGCCGACGAGATGCTCGACCTGGGCTTCCTGCCCGACGTCGAGAAGATCATCAACATGCTTCCGGCCCGGCGCCAGACGATGCTGTTCTCGGCGACCATGCCGGGCGCGGTCATCGGCCTCGCGCGCCGCTACATGTCGCAGCCCACGCACATCAGCGCCACGGCGCCGGACGACGCGGGCAAGACGGTCGCGAACACCAAGCAGCACATCTACCGCGCGCACAACATGGACAAGCCCGAGCTGGTCGCGCGCATACTGCAGGCCGAGGGCCGCGGTCTCGTGATGGTCTTCTGCCGTACGAAGCGGACGGCGGCCGACCTGGCCGACCAGCTCCAGCAGCGCGGCTTCGCGTCCGGCGCGGTCCACGGCGACCTCGGCCAGGGCGCCCGCGAGCAGGCCCTGCGTGCCTTCCGCAACGGCAAGGTGGACGTCCTCGTCTGCACCGACGTCGCCGCCCGCGGCATCGACGTCGAGGGTGTCACCCACGTCATCAACTACCAGTCCCCCGAGGACGAGAAGACGTACCTGCACCGCATCGGCCGTACGGGCCGCGCGGGCGCCAAGGGCATCGCGATCACCCTCGTCGACTGGGACGACATCCCGCGCTGGCAGCTCATCAACAAGGCGCTGGACCTCGGGTTCAACGACCCGCCGGAGACGTACTCCACCTCCCCGCACCTCTTCGAGGAACTGAACATCCCCGCAGGCACCAAGGGTGTCCTGCCGCGCTCGGAGCGAACGCGCGCCGGGCTCGGGGCGGAGGAACTGGAAGACCTCGGCGAGACGGGCGGGCGCGGTCCGCGCGGTCGTGGCGGCCGTTCCTCCGGCCCCGCGCCCGCCGCCGAGCGCGAGCGTGAGCGTGAGCGTGAGCGCCCGGCGCGTACGCCGCGTCGTCGCCGCCGTACGCGCGGTGGTGCCACCGTCGACGGGGTGTCCCCGGAGGCCGCCGCGGTCACGGAGCCGTCGGAGTCCGCGCAGACGCCGGGCGCCGACTCCGCCGAGTCCGAGTCCCGTACGCCTCGCCGTCGCCGCCGCACCCGTGCCGGGGCGAACCCCGCCGCCGAGGCGGTGGCCGAGACGGTCGAGAGCACGCCGGCCGAGCGGGCCGAGGCCGTGGTCGAGACCGTCGCGGGCACATCCGCCGAGTCGGTCGAGGAAGCCGCCAAGCCGCGTCGCCGCCGCACCCGCAAGTCGGTGGAGGCCGTCGAGGCTCCCGTCGCCGAGGCCGCGCCCGGTGCGGACGCCGCGCTCGACACGGCCGAGGGCGCGACCGTCGCCGAGCCGGCGGCCGAGGCCCCGGCCACGCCGCGTCGCCGCACCCGGAAGGCCGCCGCGCCCGCCGAGGCCGTGGTCCAGGAGACCGTCGCCGAGGAAGCCCCGGCCAAGCCCCGGCGCCGCACCCGCAAAGCCGCCGAAGCCGTCGTCGAGGCCACGGACACCGCCGCCGAGGCCGCCGCCGACACCGTCGAGGCACCCGCACCACGCCGCCGCACCCGCAAGACTGTCGCGGAGGCCGCCGAGAGCGGGGTGGAGGCCGTCGCCGAGGAGGCGACGTCCACGCCTCGTCGTCGGACCCGCAAGGTCGCGGAGGCCGCCGTGGCGCCCGCTGCCGAGGCCGCGCTCGACACGGCCGAGGGGGCGGCCGCCGCCGAGACCCCGGCCACGCCGCGTCGCCGGACCCGCAAGGCCGCCGCGCCCGCCGAGGCCGTGGTCCAGGAGACCGTCGCCGAGGAAGCCCCGGCCAAGCCCCGGCGCCGCACCCGCAAAGCCGCCGAAGCCGTCGTCGAGGCCACGGACACCGCCGCCGAGGCCGCCGCCGACACCGTCGAGGCACCCGCACCACGCCGCCGCACCCGGAAGGCCGCGGCTGCGGCTTCGGTCGAGGGTGCGGTTCCGGCCCAGCCGACGGAGGAGCAGGCCACGAAGCCGCGTCGTACGCGTAAGGCTGCGGCTTCGGTTGCCGCCGTCGAGGAGACGGGTGAGGCTCCGGCGCCGCGGCGTCGGACGCGGAAGGCTGTGGCTGCCGTGGAGGCTGCGGAGAGCTGA
- a CDS encoding alpha/beta fold hydrolase, whose product MSRPPSFTPPAGACAHLLRTPRGEFAVIEAGVAVKGTVLLVPGFTGSKEDFIALHEPLAEAGYRTVAVDGRGQYESPGAEDDEAPYAQAELAKDLLAQAEAVSDGGPLHLVGHSLGGQISRAAVLQDASLFASLTLMASGPAHISVGQQQRVTLLRDALAVMDMEQVWEAIQAMEAPEPEESETGALDEGLDDRADLRRRWLTTSPAQLIATGRQLCAEPDRVAELAAVDLPKHVLSGEHDDTWPIPVIDDMAVRLAAHRTVIRDAEHSPNTDQPKATADALVAFWDGITTG is encoded by the coding sequence ATGAGCCGTCCCCCGTCCTTCACTCCGCCCGCCGGTGCCTGCGCCCATCTTCTGCGTACCCCTCGTGGGGAGTTCGCCGTGATCGAGGCGGGGGTGGCGGTGAAGGGGACCGTGCTGCTCGTGCCGGGGTTCACCGGAAGCAAAGAGGACTTCATCGCGCTGCATGAACCGTTGGCGGAGGCGGGGTACCGGACGGTGGCGGTGGACGGACGCGGGCAGTACGAGAGCCCGGGTGCCGAGGACGACGAAGCGCCGTACGCGCAGGCCGAGTTGGCGAAGGATCTGCTCGCCCAGGCGGAGGCCGTGAGCGACGGCGGCCCGCTGCACCTCGTCGGTCACTCCCTCGGCGGTCAGATCTCCCGCGCCGCCGTGCTGCAGGACGCCTCCCTGTTCGCCTCGCTCACCCTCATGGCCTCGGGCCCCGCCCATATCTCGGTCGGCCAGCAGCAGCGCGTGACGCTGTTGCGGGACGCCCTGGCCGTGATGGACATGGAGCAGGTGTGGGAGGCCATCCAGGCGATGGAGGCCCCGGAGCCGGAGGAGAGCGAGACCGGCGCCCTCGACGAGGGTTTGGACGACCGCGCCGACCTGCGCCGCCGCTGGCTCACCACCAGCCCCGCCCAGCTCATCGCCACGGGCCGCCAGCTCTGCGCGGAACCCGACCGTGTCGCCGAACTGGCCGCCGTGGACCTGCCCAAGCACGTGCTGTCCGGCGAACACGACGACACCTGGCCGATCCCGGTCATCGACGACATGGCCGTACGACTGGCCGCCCACCGCACCGTCATCCGGGACGCCGAGCACTCCCCCAACACCGATCAGCCGAAGGCGACGGCGGACGCCCTCGTCGCCTTCTGGGACGGGATCACCACCGGCTGA